Within Elizabethkingia sp. JS20170427COW, the genomic segment GAATCTTCTAACGTGAATTTCTGTACTTTATCCTTTAAATCTACAATAATCCTTTCCGCAGTTTTCCCTCCTATGCCTTTTGCCTTTTGTAGAACCACACTATTACGGGAACATATTGCAGAAGCTATCTCTGATATTTCTAGAGTAGAAAGCAAGATAAGTGCTGAAACGGCTCCTACTCCATTTACTCCTATAAGCAAATTAAAAATTTCCTTCTCCTCTACGGTATAAAAGCCATATAGTAATTGTGCATCTTCCCGAATGACTTGTTGGGTATGGAGAAACACTTCCTTCCCTTGTTGTAATTTTTGAGATGTCAACAGGCTAATTCCTACATAATATCCTACTCCATTTACATCAACCACCACATAAGTAGGGGTAAGTTCATGAGCAATTCCTCTTAAAAAGTGAATCATTTTGTTTTTAAATTTCACCAAATATAATATATTATCGATATTCAAGTAAAAATTTTATAAAACAAAAGCTCTTTTATCGATATAGTATCTCCTAAAAACTGTTAAATACAAGAAAATCAAATACAAAAAAAAAGAGAATACCATTTGGATGATATTCTCTTGATATATTGTGGTGTAATTCTCTTTAGTGGAATTTACCTCTATTCCTCATATAAGGATTATGCATATGCTTTTGCATGTTCGGAAGTTTCAACTGGTCGCGAAGCATTTTGATTTGGTCTCCTAACATATCAGAGGTATCCAATTTTTTAGTTTCGTCTATCAACATCTTAGCTTCTTGTTTTTTCCCCTTTTGCAAAGCTGCCGCCGCCAAATTAAGAGTAGCCAAAGCTCTGTCGTGTTTCATATTTAAGCCATATTCCAAAGCTTTTCTCATGTAAGGTTCTAACTTTGCAGGACTATCTTGCGCATGGGTAAGCCCCATTAAGTAATGATAGTAGCCATATTGGCTTTTATACAATTGAGATTTATAATTTTTAATTCTATCCAACCATTCTCCAGCTCTTTCAATATTCTGTTTTCTCAAATACCAAAACGCCATAAGGATATACTCATTCTTAAAGAACAATAAAATAGGAGAAGCTGTTAACAACAATACAACAATCCCCCAACC encodes:
- the ruvA gene encoding Holliday junction branch migration protein RuvA translates to MIHFLRGIAHELTPTYVVVDVNGVGYYVGISLLTSQKLQQGKEVFLHTQQVIREDAQLLYGFYTVEEKEIFNLLIGVNGVGAVSALILLSTLEISEIASAICSRNSVVLQKAKGIGGKTAERIIVDLKDKVQKFTLEDSENSSITDNKIKSEALTALEVLGIPRKTAEKAADKVLKLEPEIDLETLIKKILKNI
- a CDS encoding DUF2892 domain-containing protein, with protein sequence MNKYIKFVIVGVMVALAVYLMFNRNIGWGIVVLLLTASPILLFFKNEYILMAFWYLRKQNIERAGEWLDRIKNYKSQLYKSQYGYYHYLMGLTHAQDSPAKLEPYMRKALEYGLNMKHDRALATLNLAAAALQKGKKQEAKMLIDETKKLDTSDMLGDQIKMLRDQLKLPNMQKHMHNPYMRNRGKFH